Within Alphaproteobacteria bacterium, the genomic segment TTCTCTCGGCTGGAATGCCCGCCGCCATGGCGATTCTGGCCTCGCCTTCGCTGACCACATCGGCGCCAGCGCCCAATTTGCCCAACGCCGCCGCCACGCCCAGGCTGGGATTGGCCTTCATGGCAAAGCAGATCAGATGGTCGGTTCCCGCCAGCGCTTCGTCGAGCACCTGGAAATGGCGCTCCAACGTGGCCTGCGAATAGACGTAGACCGGCGTGCCCACCTGTTCGGCGATCAAGGTCAGCGGCACGTCTTCGGCATGCAGAACGCCGTTCCTATACTGGAAATGGTTCATGGTCAGCGCCTGGGATAGGTGTTGGGAAAGCTGGTGCCTTCCGGAAATTCCGGCTTCACCTTCTTGCCGCAAGCCGAGACGGACAGCGGCAGGGCCAGCACAGCCAGCGCCAGGATCAATCGCAGAATTCTCATTTCGCCCCCCTGGCGGATTCAACCGCATGCCTCACATTGGCGGGCGCGGTGCCGCCGAAGCTGGTCCGACTATTGACCGATTTTTCCACCGTCAGCACGCCGAACACGTCAAAGGTGATCCCTGGCTCAATGGCCTGCAGATCGGAAAGCGACAATTCTTCAAGCCCGCAGCCCTTCTCCTCGGCCAGCTTCACGATGCGTCCCGTGACATGATGGGCCTGGCGGAAAGGCATGTTCAGCTTTTGCACCAGCCAATCGGCCAGATCGGTGGCGGTCGAAAATCCGCTTCCCGCCGCCGCCTTCATGCGCTCCTTGTTCACGGTCAGATCCGACATCATGCCCGCCATGGCGGCCAGCACCAGTTCCAACGTGTCGGCGGCCTCGAAGACCGGTTCCTTGTCGTCTTGCATGTCCTTGGAATAGGCCAGCGGCAGGCCCTTCATGACGATCAAGAGCGCGTTCAGATCGCCGATCACCCGGCCAGCCTTGGCCCTGGAAAGCTCGGCGGCATCGGGGTTACGCTTTTGCGGCATGATGGAACTGCCGGTCGAGAAAGCGTCGGACAGGCGCACGAAGCCGAATTGCGGCGTCGTCCACAGCACCAGTTCTTCGGCCAAGCGCGACATATGCACGGCCAGAATGGCGCCGGCGGCCAGGAATTCGATGGCGAAATCGCGATCCGACACCGCATCCAGCGAATTGGCGGTGGGACGGTCGAAGCCCAGCCTTTGGGCCACGAAATGCCGATCCACCGGAAATGAGGTTCCGGCCAGCGCCGCCGAACCCAGCGGACACTCGTTCAAGCGCTTCCTGGCGTCTTGAAAGCGACCGGCATCGCGCGCCAGCATCTCGACATAGGCCATCAGGTGATGGCCGAAAGTCACCGGCTGGGCGGTTTGCAGATGGGTAAAGCCCGGCATCACCGTCTCGGCATGTTCCTGGGCGCGGGTCAGCAGCACCGAGCGGAAGGCCTCGATCTGGCCCAGCAGGCGGTCGATGGCGTCACGCACCCACAGTTTGAAATCGGTCGCCACTTGGTCGTTTCGCGATCTGGCGGTATGCAGGCGTCCGGCGGCGTCGCCGATCAACTCGCTCAAACGGGTTTCGACATTCATATGGATGTCTTCATAGGCGTTCTTGAATTCGAAGCGTCCGCTCTCGATCTCCAATAAGATGGCGTCCAGCCCACCCAAAATGGCCTGGGCATCGCTGGCGGCAATGATCCCCTGCTGAGCCAGCATGGCGCAATGGGCCTTGGACTGGGCGATGTCCTGGGCGTAAAGTCGTTGGTCGAAACCGATGGAGACGTTGATTTTCTCCATCACGGCCGAGGGTCCGCCTTCGAAGCGTCCGCCCCAGATGGTGCTGGCCTTGCTGGTCATAAGGAGAGTTCCAAAATGCGGTTCATGATCGGTCTTGTTGCGCTGCTGGTTCTGGGAACAAGCGATGCCTGGGCCGCCATGCCCCTGCCTCGCGCCTTCGGCCCCAACACCTACACTATTCCGGCTGCGCTCGAAAGCCTGCTTGCACTCGATCCCCCTAAAGCGATGCCTAAAACCGCTTTTCTCGACCCGTCAGGAGCGCCGGTCAGTTTCTCCCGCTTCAAGGGCAAGCGGGTCCTGGCCTTTTTCTGGTCGCAAGCCTGCGTGCCTTGCCTGAAAACCATGCCCGAGTTGAACGCCATGGCCGAGAGCAGCGGCAAATATTTCGAGGTCGTGCCGATCGCCATCGATTCCCATGGTGCTGTGGGTACCAAGTCCCTGCTGACCCGCCAGAAATGGAGCCATTTGAAAGGCTATTCCGACCCCAATCGGGAATTGGCGACGGCGCTTGGCATCAGTATGCTGCCAACCAGCGTGCTGATCGATCCATCCGGCATGGCTACGGCGATCCTTCTGGGGCCGCAGGCCTGGAACAGCCAGGAAACCCTCAGCCTGATCGTCAACGGCCCCTCCACCCCCCTCGTTCCCTCTGGCAAATAGACGGATTTCCATGTTTTCGAAGAGATATCAACTATTTGTGGCTGTCGCCATGTTTCTGGCTGGCATTGCCATGGCCATGCTTTTGTCCCAGGGCGGCCCTGAACCAAGCCAGCCTTCCACCAGCGTCTCGGGCAAGCCGGTCCCCACCCAGGGCGAAGGACTGGCCGCC encodes:
- the argH gene encoding argininosuccinate lyase translates to MTSKASTIWGGRFEGGPSAVMEKINVSIGFDQRLYAQDIAQSKAHCAMLAQQGIIAASDAQAILGGLDAILLEIESGRFEFKNAYEDIHMNVETRLSELIGDAAGRLHTARSRNDQVATDFKLWVRDAIDRLLGQIEAFRSVLLTRAQEHAETVMPGFTHLQTAQPVTFGHHLMAYVEMLARDAGRFQDARKRLNECPLGSAALAGTSFPVDRHFVAQRLGFDRPTANSLDAVSDRDFAIEFLAAGAILAVHMSRLAEELVLWTTPQFGFVRLSDAFSTGSSIMPQKRNPDAAELSRAKAGRVIGDLNALLIVMKGLPLAYSKDMQDDKEPVFEAADTLELVLAAMAGMMSDLTVNKERMKAAAGSGFSTATDLADWLVQKLNMPFRQAHHVTGRIVKLAEEKGCGLEELSLSDLQAIEPGITFDVFGVLTVEKSVNSRTSFGGTAPANVRHAVESARGAK
- a CDS encoding TlpA family protein disulfide reductase, which produces MIGLVALLVLGTSDAWAAMPLPRAFGPNTYTIPAALESLLALDPPKAMPKTAFLDPSGAPVSFSRFKGKRVLAFFWSQACVPCLKTMPELNAMAESSGKYFEVVPIAIDSHGAVGTKSLLTRQKWSHLKGYSDPNRELATALGISMLPTSVLIDPSGMATAILLGPQAWNSQETLSLIVNGPSTPLVPSGK